From Camelina sativa cultivar DH55 chromosome 7, Cs, whole genome shotgun sequence, one genomic window encodes:
- the LOC104701304 gene encoding uncharacterized protein LOC104701304, with translation MAVDLLSENSNMSPRISFSRDFCQSDAIPIEKRALRSPSSTSKPSSLNSSIDFDFCIPGGVTSGESFDQGSWSADELFSNGKILPTEIKKKPEPDHHHHHKDSRQPEPKTVKSKPDSRKQRKQNEEEQEEDVISTTEEKTNTKSFWGFKRSSSLNCGSSYGRSLCPLPLLNRSNSTGSTSSKPKQSSSRKHNTEHVKLQQSSSLSSSSSASSSLSNSGGFSKPPLKKSYGGYSYGSHHGGGGIRVSPVINVVPSGNLFGFGSMFSSGNGRDKNKKR, from the coding sequence atggcgGTTGATCTTTTATCGGAGAATTCTAATATGAGTCCAAGAATCTCATTCTCACGTGACTTTTGTCAATCGGACGCAATACCAATAGAGAAACGTGCCTTGAGATCACCATCATCAACCTCGAAACCTTCAAGCCTCAACTCAAGCATAGATTTCGATTTCTGCATTCCCGGCGGCGTTACTTCCGGCGAAAGCTTCGATCAAGGTTCTTGGTCAGCCGACGAGCTCTTCTCCAACGGCAAAATCTTACCAacagaaatcaagaaaaaaccAGAAccggatcatcatcatcatcataaagaCTCGCGTCAACCCGAACCGAAAACGGTTAAGAGTAAACCGGAttcaagaaaacagaggaaacagaacGAGGAGGAACAAGAAGAGGACGTGATAAGCACGACGGAGGAGAAAACCAATACGAAGTCGTTTTGGGGGTTTAAGAGAAGCAGTAGTTTAAACTGTGGGAGTAGCTACGGACGAAGCTTATGTCCTTTGCCATTGTTAAACCGGAGTAACTCAACCGGTTCAACATCGAGTAAACCGAAACAGAGCAGCTCGAGGAAACATAATACGGAGCATGTGAAGTTACAGCAATCTTCGtcgttgtcttcttcatcttctgcttCGTCTTCGTTGAGTAATAGTGGTGGGTTTTCGAAACCGCCGTTGAAGAAAAGCTATGGAGGTTATAGTTATGGTAGCCATCATGGAGGTGGTGGGATTAGAGTGAGTCCGGTTATAAACGTTGTTCCTTCTGGTaacttgtttggttttggttccatgttttcttctgGTAATGGaagagacaagaacaagaagagataa